A single window of Polyodon spathula isolate WHYD16114869_AA chromosome 2, ASM1765450v1, whole genome shotgun sequence DNA harbors:
- the LOC121326947 gene encoding coiled-coil domain-containing protein 152-like: MKKVKAVSLDKLIEDFSLLEQKITELQGKNNILDIKLDEASRLLKLSQTKETCMKEECATLQATIQGLQETIQTQCDLRDENEKLKKNIRTFEEKNKIKEQAHTSHVERLMMEMKAMQQDHKTELAEIQCDMRRKSEIKETELKDAVVRKEAEILAMKKQLKDQEREKQSEIIKLQLEFNAKLERIQSTSVKAQHQDTSILAQNIFKRKLQFVQEEKNRESEALRRTIKELEQQLSSPHDSRLKRRRF; this comes from the exons ATGAAGAAGGTGAAAGCAGTAAGCCTTGACAAACTTATTGAAGACTTCTCTTTGTTAGAGCAG AAGATAACAGAACTTCAAGGAAAGAACAATATATTGGACATAAAACTAGATGAAGCTAGCAGACTGCTGAAGTTGAGCCAAACTAAAGAGACTTGTATGAAGGAAG aATGTGCTACTCTTCAGGCAACAATACAAGGACTTCAGGAAACAATACAAACCCAATGTGACTTACGAG atgaaaatgaaaagttaaagAAGAACATTCGTACTTtcgaagaaaaaaataaaattaaggagcag GCGCATACAAGTCATGTTGAGAGATTAATGATGGAGATGAAGGCCATGCAGCAGGACCACAAAACTGAGCTTGCTGAGATTCAATGTGACATGAGAAGAAAAT CTGAGATAAAAGAAACAGAGTTGAAAGATGCCGTTGTCAGAAAAGAGGCTGAAATTCTGGCAATGAAAAAGCAGCTGAAGGATCAAGAAAGGGAGAAACAGAGTGAAATAATTAAACTGCAATTGGAG TTTAATGCAAAGCTGGAGAGAATTCAGAGCACTTCCGTGAAAGCCCAGCATCAAGATACCTCCATCTTAGCACAGAATATTTTCAAAAgg aaactgCAGTTTGTGCAAGAGGAGAAGAACAGAGAGAGTGAAGCCTTGCGCAGAACGATCAAAGAGCTGGAGCAACAGCTTAGTAGCCCTCATGATTCTCGCCTGAAACGCAGACGGTTTTAA